One uncultured Gellertiella sp. genomic window carries:
- a CDS encoding AAA family ATPase has protein sequence MSAPAGLNAGLTAIPEDEVARHLGVAQGLVTRFIRMEAPQGPGSAALAGTGRRFVQTVSTSGLSRTRDVELQKTIAAVPPADPLLSPEAHALLYRVRRGLQVGLAVAASFARQSDLEALQARNVQAPLAGADGERFRVLLSASAYVAAFAAAAYVAQMLPGEGEAGSDPEEPDYLFDTPQEALKSLVASLDRAISACAEAAAMLATARRFARLCLLGLIERRARFSGLAAFAEAHVKLEGEDFALDGFDIAPGQRRKALVMTFRKPEEIIGNAIAKYQAMRLARMLVAYDFERQMNPFVELGGFLFTFIGDGMPGTGKTMLIQMLAGLINEYCQMAGYGFHYENFGVDQISSYQGKSGQNCKAFVNGVMNPRQIGFGTIDDVDQVAARRNDDRASAGQQEVTAVLMESFAGASTVVRGNCCFGMFSNYPENVDDALRQRAGARWLVDGPQSREDYIDIFASLVGSNHQIPPGNHPLFAGQAISKAVTESYAEHARPQEEGLVAVWERFSAENGGVKTLEDIGTYLHRIRQVEPRFTGRAIKNIVDAIRMRAMDVDLPDDWFQTPGAFLHRPYDEKKAMISALRGPVTIEMVLQEINRYADSEFRYTDKSDSAAVTDLIRRERQRERAMAEIETMKRDGRWEAGR, from the coding sequence ATGAGTGCTCCCGCAGGGCTGAATGCCGGACTGACCGCCATCCCCGAGGACGAGGTGGCGCGGCATCTCGGCGTGGCCCAGGGCCTCGTCACCCGCTTCATCCGGATGGAGGCACCGCAAGGACCGGGAAGCGCTGCCCTTGCCGGAACGGGCCGCCGCTTCGTCCAGACCGTATCGACCTCGGGCCTGTCCAGAACCCGCGATGTCGAGCTGCAAAAGACCATTGCCGCGGTGCCACCCGCCGATCCGCTGCTGTCGCCCGAGGCGCACGCGCTGCTCTACCGGGTGCGGCGCGGCCTGCAGGTGGGGCTGGCGGTGGCGGCGAGTTTTGCCCGGCAGAGCGATCTCGAAGCGCTGCAGGCCCGCAATGTCCAGGCCCCGCTTGCCGGTGCCGACGGCGAGCGGTTTCGCGTGCTCTTGTCGGCCTCCGCCTATGTAGCCGCCTTTGCTGCTGCCGCCTATGTCGCGCAGATGCTGCCCGGCGAGGGGGAGGCGGGGTCGGATCCGGAGGAGCCAGACTATCTGTTCGATACGCCGCAGGAGGCGCTGAAAAGCCTCGTCGCAAGCCTCGACCGGGCGATTTCCGCCTGCGCCGAGGCGGCGGCGATGCTGGCGACGGCGCGGCGTTTCGCACGGCTGTGCCTGCTGGGCCTGATCGAGCGCCGGGCGCGTTTTTCCGGGCTTGCCGCCTTTGCCGAGGCGCATGTCAAGCTGGAGGGTGAGGATTTTGCGCTTGACGGTTTCGACATCGCCCCCGGCCAGCGACGCAAGGCGCTGGTGATGACCTTCCGCAAGCCGGAGGAAATCATCGGCAATGCCATTGCCAAATATCAGGCGATGCGGCTGGCGCGGATGCTGGTCGCCTATGATTTCGAGCGGCAGATGAATCCGTTTGTCGAGCTTGGCGGCTTTCTCTTCACCTTCATCGGCGACGGCATGCCCGGCACCGGCAAGACCATGCTGATCCAGATGCTGGCCGGGCTGATCAACGAATACTGCCAGATGGCGGGTTATGGCTTTCACTACGAGAATTTCGGCGTCGACCAGATTTCGTCCTACCAGGGCAAATCCGGCCAGAACTGCAAGGCCTTCGTCAACGGGGTGATGAATCCGCGCCAGATCGGTTTCGGCACCATCGACGATGTCGACCAGGTGGCGGCGCGGCGCAATGACGACCGCGCGTCTGCGGGCCAGCAGGAAGTGACCGCCGTGCTGATGGAAAGCTTTGCCGGGGCCTCGACCGTGGTGCGCGGCAATTGCTGTTTCGGGATGTTTTCCAACTATCCGGAAAATGTCGACGATGCCCTTCGCCAGCGCGCCGGGGCCCGCTGGCTGGTCGACGGGCCGCAAAGCCGCGAGGACTATATCGACATCTTCGCCAGCCTCGTCGGATCCAATCATCAGATCCCGCCGGGCAATCATCCGCTCTTTGCCGGACAGGCGATCAGCAAGGCGGTCACCGAGTCCTATGCGGAGCATGCAAGGCCGCAGGAAGAGGGGCTGGTTGCCGTCTGGGAACGGTTCTCGGCGGAAAATGGCGGTGTGAAGACGCTGGAGGATATCGGCACCTATCTCCACCGCATCCGTCAGGTGGAACCCCGCTTTACCGGTCGCGCCATCAAGAACATCGTCGATGCGATCCGGATGCGGGCGATGGATGTCGACCTGCCGGACGACTGGTTCCAGACGCCGGGGGCTTTCCTGCACAGACCCTATGACGAGAAGAAGGCGATGATTTCCGCCTTGCGCGGGCCTGTCACCATCGAGATGGTGCTGCAGGAGATCAACCGCTATGCCGACAGCGAATTCCGCTACACCGACAAATCCGACAGCGCCGCCGTCACCGACCTCATCCGCCGCGAACGCCAGCGCGAGCGGGCGATGGCGGAAATCGAGACGATGAAGCGCGACGGGCGCTGGGAGGCGGGGCGATGA